Genomic segment of Streptomyces alboniger:
CAATGCGTACTCGGGCCACCACTCGCCGGCCTTCGGGCCACCCCGGCACGTGCCGTCCGACTCACCCGGGCGCTTGACCCAGAGATACGCGTCGACCAGCGGATCGTCCGTCTTGGTCGTGGGCGTCTCGCCGAGCGCCCGGCCCGGCGGGTTGCACCAGGGGTCCTTGCCCTTGGTGTACGCGCCGTTGCCGTTGCGCCCGGTGTCGATGACGAACGGCTTGTTGCCGATCTTCGCCGAGAGCTTCTTGCCGAACTCCGTACTGGCCTCGGTGGTCTGGAAGTTCGAGACGTTCACCGAGAAGCCATCGGCCTGCTCGACGCCGGACCGCTTCAGGGGCTCCCAGAGCGAGTCGGGGTTCTGCCAGCCCGCGTTGCCCGCGTCCAGGTACACCTTGGTGTTCTTCAGGGACTTGAGCTTCTCGATGGCGCCCTTGAGCAGGTCGTACCGCTCCTCGTGGAACTGTTCGGGCGTGCAGTTGTCCACCATGTGGAGCACCGCGTCCGGCTCCAGGATCACCGTGGCGCGGCGGTCGCCGATGCCCTTGGCGACCTGGTCGACGAACGTCCGGTACGCGTTGCCGTCGGCCGCGCCGCCGCCCGAGTACTGGCCGCAGTCGCGGTGCGGGATGTTGTAGAGGACCAACAGGGCGTCGCGGTCGGCCTTCTGCGCGGCCTCGGTGAAGCCGCGCGCCTGGTCCTCCGCGTTCTCCGGGACGATCCACTCGGGAACCGGCTGCTCCGCGATCTTCCGGATCAGCTCGGCGTCGTCCTTCTTGCCGTCCTTCTCATAGGCGGCGACCTGCTTGGCCGCGTTCCCCTCCGGGTTGACCCAGTACGGGTCCCGGTCCTTGGGCTGCTGCTTCACCGGCTGACCCGACGTGTCGTCCTCCGCGTCACCGCCGGAGGAGGAGCACCCGGAAAGGAGCAGCGCGGCCCCCGCGAGCGCCACTCCCGTCCTCACCCCCCTGGCCGCGAAACCATGCCCGCGGCCGGTGCCTTTGCGGTACATCCACTCCCCCTTGGGTGCACTGTCCGGATGTCAATCCTGACATACGCCCACCCTGCCCACGAGGGCCGCCCGTCGTGCGGGAGGAGCTGTAGGAGAGCTGTTACCGAGAGGCGTTACCGCACGCCACGGAAGGGTAGGCGCAGGGCGTTTCGGCGAGGCCGGACCGTGTCTTCCTGAGGGCGCTCATTCGTCCTAGAGTCTGCTGTACGGCCCAAGCCCCCGGCCTTCGCAGCCACCCCCTGCACGCGGGATGGCCTGTGAACCTCCCGCGTCGGCGCCGGGTTCCTCCCGCAGCTCGTGCGCACGCGGTCGAGGAACCGGCCCGATCGGCGGCTCCTGGGGGAGCGGGCCGCCGACCGGGCCGGATGCACCGGGCCGGGCCGGTGCCGTGGACCCGCCGAGGGGTGTTGACAGCCCCCCTGACGTGCTGGGACTCTCCGGGACGACAAGTCCATACATCGAGGCGACGGTTGACAGGAACCCGGTGCGAATCCGGGGCGGTCCCGCCACTGTGACCCGTACGCGACCAGCGTGCGCGGAAGTCAGGAACTGAACCGTCGTCCTCCTGCCATGGGGCGTGGAAACCCCAGAAGGAGGCCCACCGGTATGTCCCTGCACTCCGCAGCGCCGCACACCGACACCACGGCGAGCCAGGCCGCCGTGACCCAGACCCGTGACTGGCTGATCGCGTCCGCCGCCGCGATCCTCGCGCTCGTCGCCCTGTACGCCGTGTTCTTCGACAACGGCACGCTGATCTCGGCCACCGGCGACTATCTCCACGAGTTCGCGCACGACGGCCGGCACCTCTTCGGCGCCCCGTGCCACTGACCCGGCGGACGGACATCAGCACCATGCACTCATCCCCCGTACTCCCCCTGCTCGGACGCGGTCTGGTGGCGGGAGGGGCGGCGGGCCTCGCGGCCGGCCTCTTCTCCCTGCTGCTCGCCGAGCCCCTGATGGACCGCGCGATCCGCGCCGAGGAGAAGCGCTCGGCCGCCGAGGAGCACGCCCACGGCGCGGCGCAGGCCGTCCAGCACCACGAGGAGCTGTTCAGCCGCTCCACGCAGCACGGCGGCCTGGTGGTGGCCGCGGTCGTCGCGGGGCTCGCCCTCGGCGTCCTGTTCGCCGTCGCGTACGCGGCGGTGCACCGCCGCGATCCGCGGGCGACGCCATGGCCGCGCGCGCTGGCCTTCTCCGCCGCGGCCTTCCTCGCCGTCTCCCTCCTGCCCGGCCTGCGCTACCCGGCGAACCCGCCGGGCGTCGGCGACGCGGGCACCGTCGGCAACCGCCAGGCGCTGTGGCTCGCCGCCGTCGTCATCGGCGTCCTCGGCATGTTCCTCGTACGCCAGGTGTACGTGCGTCTGGCCGCGCGCCCCGAACCGGTGCGGCACCTCGCGGTGGCCCTCACCGCGGTCGTCGTCCTCGCGGCACTGTTCCTGCTCCCCGACAACCCGGACCCGGTCCCGGTGGACGCGACGCTGCTGTGGAACTTCCGCATGCTGTCGCTCGGTTCGCACGCGCTGCTGTGGGCGGTGTTCGCGGCGGTCTTCGGCGCGCTGGGCCTGCGCGCCGCGCTCGGCCCGACGGCCGCGGCCCGCACCACGGCGCAGGCCTCTACCGCCGCACTCCCGTGAGGTACGCCGAGACGATCACGTTGGCCGTGTAGGCGCGGGCGGCCTTGTCGAAGGTGCCGCCGCAGGTGATGAGGCGCAGTTCGGCGCGGCCCTCCTCGTGGGGGCCGTACGCCTTCTTCGCGTCGAAGCGGTCGCGGGTGACGACCTGGACGTCGTCGACCGTGAACTCCGCGACCGTGCCGTCGTCGCGGCTCACGTCGACCCGCTCGCCGGGGCGCATCGCGCTGAGGTCGTAGAAGACCGCGGGCTTCGTCTCCGTGTCGACGTGGCCGACGAAGAGGGCCGCGCCCGGGGCTCCGGGGCGGGTGCCGCCGCCGTACCAGCCGACGGTGTCCGGCTGCGCGTACGGCGGTGGGTCGATCGCGCCCCCGGCGTCCAGGCCGCGGGCGGTCACGGGGGCCCTGACCTCCAGGGACGGCACGTCGACGCGGTGCGGTCGCGCGGCGCCCAACGGCTCGTGCGCGGGCGGCAGTTCGATGCCGGGGTAACGACCGACCGCCGCCGCGTCGCCGGTCGCGGGCCCGGACATGCCGCCGCGCAGCTCCGCGATCTCGGTGCCCCACAGCCCGAGGCCCGTCAGGAGGGCCACCCAGGCGACGCCGGTCAGCAGACGTCCTGACCCGGGCGGGCGCGCACCGCCGGACACCGTCTCGCCGCGCCCGTCACTCGGAGCGGCGTCGGCGGACGCTGCGGACCGCGACGGCGACCGCCGCGACCCCGGCGAGGACCAGGCCGGTCACGGCGTGCCGGGTACCGGGGCCCGCCTCGTCGGCGCCGGCGGACGCGACCGAGGTGAACTGCGCGGTGCCGCCGCCTCCGGCCCGTACCGGTGAGACCGGCTCCGGGTTGCGCTGGACCACGCGGACCGTGCCGGCGCGCTGGTGGGGGTGGCCGTCGCAGATGACGGTGACGTCGTACGACCCGGAGACCCCGCCCCGGATCTTGGCCTTGCCGTGCAGGGAGTCCTTGCCGCCGTCACGGGCGGTGAGCTGGGCGTCCCCCTCGAAGGCTCCCGCCCCGGCCGACCCGGTGGTGCCCTCGCAACCGGAGACGCTCACTTCCACGGTGGCTCCGGCCGCGGCGCCCGCAGGGGCGACGGTGGCCCGCACGGCCCCGTCCTCATGGGCCCGCGCACCCCCGACGGGTGCGGCGACGGCCATCACGAGGGCCACCGCACCTCCACGAAGAGCAAGGGAACATATACGCATCGTGAACCTCCTGTCTCACGAGCCTCACGCATACGTCCCCATCGCGCATCCTGAAACGGGCCCTGGACCAGCCCTGGACCAGCCCTAGACCCGGTCCACCAGGTCGGCGATCGAGTCCACGACGGTGGAGGGGCGGAACGGGTACTTGTCGATGTCCCGCCGGGTCGTGAGCCCCGTGAGCACCAGGAACGTCTCCATCCCCGCCTCCAGGCCGGCGAGGACGTCCGTGTCCATGCGGTCACCGATCATCGCGCTCGTCTCCGAATGCGCCCCGATCGCGTTCAGCCCCGTCCGCATCATCAGCGGATTCGGCTTCCCCGCGAAGTAGGGGTTCTTGCCGGTCGCCTTGGTGATCAGCGCGGCGACGGCTCCCGTGGCGGGCAGCGGCCCCTCGGTGGAGGGCCCGGTCTCGTCGGGGTTGGTGCAGATGAAGCGGGCGCCGCCGTTGATGAGGCGTACGGCCTTGGTCATCGCCTCGAAGGAGTACGTACGGGTCTCGCCGAGGACCACGTAGTCAGGGTCGTGGTCGGTGAGGACGTATCCGATGTCGTGCAGGGCCGTGGTCAGGCCGGCCTCGCCGATGACGTAGGCCGTGCCGCCGGGCCGCTGGTCGTCGAGGAACTTGGCGGTGGCGAGCGCGGAGGTCCAGATGTTCTCGACGGGCACTTCGAGGCCCATGCGGGTCAGCCGGGCCTGGAGGTCGCGCGCGGTGTAGATGGAGTTGTTGGTGAGCACCAGGAAGGGCTTGCCGGACTCGCGGAGCTTCTTGATGAACGCGTCGGCACCGGGGATCGGGACGCCCTCGTGAATCAGCACGCCGTCCATGTCGGTGAGCCACGATTCAATGGGCTTGCGCTCTGCCATGGGGTGCACTCCTGCGGTGAACGGGTTGGCTGGGGCGCCGGGACAGCGCTGTGCCGACGCCCCCACCCTACTCAGCCGCCCGTCGCCGACTTCCAGTCCTCCACGTACGTCTGGAGGTTCTCGGAGACGTACTCAGGAATGCGCGCGCTCGGGGTGCCAGAGCGGATCCGGCGCCTGACGCCCGGTCGAGCAGGGGGCGGGGGCGGGCCCTGCCCGTGGTCGGAAGTCCGGCAGGTTCGGCGGGTTCGGCGGCCGGGGGCCCGGGTCGAGGGCCGGGGCGAGTCGGGTCAACGGCCGCCGGCACGGAGACGCCGGTAGCGGGCCAGGAGGGCCGCGCCGCCGACGAGGAGGGCACTGGCGACGGCGCCAAGGCCGAGCAGGGTGGCCCCGCCCGTCTGCGCCAGTTGCTCGATCGACTCGGGCCGGCCGGTGCCGGGCGGCCTCTCGGGGGCGTCGGGCGCGATGGCGAAGGCGTAGTCGTTGGAATCGCCGACCCACTCGCCGTCGTCGTCCCTGCGCTGGACGAGCGCGGCGGACGCCACGGCGCGGGTGGGCCGGGTATCGGCGGCGAAGGCGAGCCGGACCTTGACGGTGAGGGTCCTGCCGGGCCCGACCGAGAAGCCGGGGAAGTCGTCGTCGAAGACGCCGATGTGCTCGTCCTGGTCGGTCTTCTCGAACGGCACGGCCCGCCAGCGCGTCCCGTCGTGGAACTCCAGCCGGATCTGCTCCGGCCGCAGCGGCTGCCGCTGGTCGACGAGGACGAGGATCGGATGGATGCCGGCGCAGGGTTCACCGGTAGCGTTGGTGAGGTCGATCGCCCAGTCCTGCGGTCCGGCGCCAGGACGGTAGGCGGCGGGGCCCTCGTGGATCCGGGTGTCGATGGGGAAGGCGGCGCTGTCGGCGGTGGCGCAGGTGGGCGGGTCGAGGGGGGCGGGCCGCTGCTGACGTACTTGCGGGGCGACGGCCGACGGGCGGCCTGGCGCGGCTGCCGCGGCGAGCGTTCCGGTGGCGGCGGAGGCGAAGGTGGCGGGACGTACCTGCGGGGCGACGGCCGACGGACGACCCGGCGCAGGCGCCGCGGCGGGCATGCCGGTCACGGCGGAGGCAAAGGTGGCAGGACGTACCTGTGGGGCGACGGCCGGTGGACGGCCCGGGGCGGCTGCCGCGGCGGGCGTTCCGGTTACGGCGGAGGCGAGGGTGGCTGCAACGGTCGCGGTGGCGACGGCTGCGGTGGCGACTGTGGTGGCGACGCCGAAGGTGGGGGGACTGCGGAATCGCATGGAACACCTTTGCTGGGCTGAACACCGGCCCGGAGGCCGGACCGAGCGCCGAGCGGCCCGAGTTGCGGGCTACCGGCGCGGAGTTGGCGCCACCGACAAGCCGTGGCGGGCGGCGGGCGGGAGGTGACGGTCGTGGCCAGAGACCCTGCCACGCGGACCCGGCCGCGCGGTGGTGCCACCCCCCGGTAGGCCCGATCGGCCGGTCGAGAACCCCACGTTCAGTCGAGATCCGGTCGATTGCGATTGGCGGGGTGCGCGGCGCTCACTCAGCCGTCCGTCAGGCCGCCGATCCCGCCGCCCTCCGAGGCGCCCTCGCTCTCCGAGAAGCGGCGCCCTCTGAGAAGCGGCCATCGTCGACCCCTCCACCGGTGTCTGTCGTGCCGCCCGCAGGGACACCGACCGCGCGGGCACCGTACGCGCGGGCACCTACCCAGGAGCGCCGCCCGCAGGGCCACCACCTACGACGCCGCCGCCGGCGTAGGCACCGACCACAGGGGCGCGCCCGAACAAGGGTGCGAGAACAAGCTGGGCCGCCCCCTCCGCGACAGCGCGCTCCCCTCCCGGGGCGAGGGCGACGGGCACCTCCGTCGCCCCGCCGCCCCGCCGGACGCGCTCGGCGACGACGGCCCCCACACCCCGTACGAACAGTTCATCGGCGGCGAACACCGTCCGGCCGCCGAGCAGCACACGGTCGATGTCGAGCAGCCCCACCAGATTGCCCGCGGCCGTACCGAGGACCCTCGCGGCCTCGTCCAGTTCGCCCCGGGCGACGGCGGCGAGGCACAGCGCCTCGACGCAGCCACGGTCCCCGCACTCGCAGGGCGGGCCGTCCAACTGGAGCACTTGGTGGCCGAATTCGCCCGCGCCGGTACGGGCACCGCGGTGCAGGGCACCACCGAGCACCAGCCCGGCACCGAGGCCGGTCCCCAGGTGCAGATACGCGAAGGAACCCGCGGCGTCGGCGCCCGCGAGGGCCAGGCCGAGGGCGGCGGCGTTGGTGTCCTTGTCCACGACGACGGGCAGCCCGAGCCGCTCCGCCAGCGCGTCCCGCAACGGAAACCCGTCCCACCCGGGGAACCCGGTCACCCGCCGCAGCACCCCGCCCACATGATCGAGGGGCCCGGGCAACGCAACGCCGACCCCAGAGACACCGCCTACGCCAGGACCGCCGGGAACGTACACATCAGGGCCGCCCACGCCAGGTGCCGCCTCCGGAGGACCCGTACGGCCGGCGGTGGTGACGGCCCCCGCCAGAAGCCCCCGCACCTCCCCCGCCGCCGCCTCCACGACCGCCTCCGCGCCCGCGCCGAAGGCGAGGGGAGCGTGGCGTTCGGCGACCACCGTGCCGGTCAGGTCGACGAGGACCGCCGTCAGCTCGTCGCGGTCCAGGTGGAGGCCGACCGCGTGGCCCGCCTCGGGGACCAGGCGCAGGACCGTACGCGGCTTGCCGCCCGTCGAGGCGCGGCGGCCCGCCTCCGCGGCCAGGCCCTCGGCCCGCAGCCGCGCGGTGATCTTGCTGACCGCCTGCGGGGTGAGCCCGGTGCGCTCGGCCAGCTCCAGGCGGCTGATGCCCGCCTCGCCCGCCCCGCGCAGCAGATCGAGCACCAGCGCGGCGTTGTGGCCGCGCGGCGTCGGCAGGTTCGCTCCGGGGTTCGCCCTGTTCACGTACGACTTCACCTGCCCATTGTCCCCTCCGCTTGCACTTTGGCAACACGGTTGCGAAAGTGGATGCATGACTGCGACAGCGACTGACACAGGCACGGGTACGGGCAATGGCACCGGCTCCCCCCTCCGCGTCGGCCTCATCGGGTACGGCCTCGCGGGCTCCGTCTTCCACGCCCCGCTGATCGCCGCGACCGAGGGTCTCGTCCTCGACACGGTCGTGACGTCGAACCCCGAGCGGCAGGCGCAGGCCCGCGCCGAGTTCGGCGACGGCCTGCGCTGCGCCGAGTCGGCCGACGAGCTGTGGGAGCGGGCGGACGAACTGGACCTGATCGTCATCGCCTCCCCGAACAAGACGCACGTACCGCTCGCCACCGCCGCCCTCAAGGCGGGTCTGCCAGTCGTCGTCGACAAGCCGGTCGCGGGCACGGCCGCCGAGGCCCGCGAGCTGGCGGCCCTCGCCGACGAGCGCGGCCTGCTCCTGTCCGTCTTCCAGAACCGCCGCTGGGACAACGACTTCCGCACGCTGCGACAGCTGCTCGCGGACGGCGAGCTGGGCGACGTATGGCGCTTCGAGTCCCGGTTCGAGCGGTGGCGGCCGCGGCCCAAGGGCGGCTGGCGCGAGTCCGGCGACCCGGAAGAGATCGGAGGTCTCCTCTACGACCTGGGCAGCCACGTCGTCGACCAGGCCCTGGTCCTCTTCGGCCCGGCGGTGAGCGTGTACGCCGAGTCGGACGTCCGCAGGCCCGGCGCGGAGGCCGACGACGACACGTTCATCGCGGTCACCCACGCCAACGGCGTCCGCTCGCACCTGTACGTGAGCGCCACCACCGCCCAGCTCGGCCCCCGCTTCCGCGTCCTCGGCTCCCAGGCGGGTTACGTGAAGTACGGCCTCGACCCCCAGGAGGCGGCCCTGCGCGACGGCAGGCGCCCCGCGACGCAGAGCCCCTGGGGCGTGGAGCCCGAGTCGATGTGGGGCCGGGTCGGCTCCGGGGAGTCCCCGCTGACCGGTGGCGGCCGCCCGCTCCCGACGCTGCCGGGCGACTACCCCGCGTACTACGCGGCGGTCGCCGCCGCCCTGCGCGGCACCGGCGAGAACCCCGTCACCGCGCTCCAGGCCGCCGACGCCCTGGACGTCCTGGAGGCGGCGCGCCGCTCGGCCCGCGACGGTGTGGCGGTGACGCTGTGACCACCACCTCTTCCGACGCCCCCGGCGCCCCCACCATCGACGAACTTGAGGAGCAGGAGCGCCGCCTGGTGCTTCCCCGCTTCACGTACGACGACGCGTGGGCGCTCGGCGGCCTCCTGGTGGAGCTGGCCCGCGAGCGCCGCGCCCCGGTGGCGATCGACATCACCCGCAACGGCCAGCAGCTCTTCCACGCCGCGCTGCCCGGCTCGACCCCGGACAACGACGCCTGGACAGCCCGCAAGCGCCGCGTCGTCGAACGCTACGGCTGCTCCTCCTACCTGGTCGGCTCCCGCTTCCGCGCCAAGGGCACGACCTTCGAGGCCTCCTCCCGCCTCGACCCCGACACGTACGCGGCCCACGGCGGCGCGTTCCCGCTCGCGGTCGAGGGCGCGGGGGTCGTCGGGACGGTGGCCGTGTCGGGGTTGCCGCAGGTGGAGGACCATGCGTTGGTGGTTCAGGCGTTGGAGCGGTTCCTCGCCGCCTGAGGCACCCTGGGCCGAAAGGGGGAGCTCATGACCACACAGGTGCGAGTCGGCGTCCAAGCCATCGTCGTACGAGAGGGTCACGTCCTGTTGGGCCTGCGTGCCACCACATTCGGGGCGGGCACGTGGGGACTGCCAGGTGGCCATCTGGACGTGGGCGAGTCTCTCATCGAGGCGGCCCGCA
This window contains:
- a CDS encoding glycoside hydrolase family 6 protein, with product MYRKGTGRGHGFAARGVRTGVALAGAALLLSGCSSSGGDAEDDTSGQPVKQQPKDRDPYWVNPEGNAAKQVAAYEKDGKKDDAELIRKIAEQPVPEWIVPENAEDQARGFTEAAQKADRDALLVLYNIPHRDCGQYSGGGAADGNAYRTFVDQVAKGIGDRRATVILEPDAVLHMVDNCTPEQFHEERYDLLKGAIEKLKSLKNTKVYLDAGNAGWQNPDSLWEPLKRSGVEQADGFSVNVSNFQTTEASTEFGKKLSAKIGNKPFVIDTGRNGNGAYTKGKDPWCNPPGRALGETPTTKTDDPLVDAYLWVKRPGESDGTCRGGPKAGEWWPEYALGLARNAE
- a CDS encoding CbtB domain-containing protein — protein: MSLHSAAPHTDTTASQAAVTQTRDWLIASAAAILALVALYAVFFDNGTLISATGDYLHEFAHDGRHLFGAPCH
- a CDS encoding CbtA family protein; amino-acid sequence: MHSSPVLPLLGRGLVAGGAAGLAAGLFSLLLAEPLMDRAIRAEEKRSAAEEHAHGAAQAVQHHEELFSRSTQHGGLVVAAVVAGLALGVLFAVAYAAVHRRDPRATPWPRALAFSAAAFLAVSLLPGLRYPANPPGVGDAGTVGNRQALWLAAVVIGVLGMFLVRQVYVRLAARPEPVRHLAVALTAVVVLAALFLLPDNPDPVPVDATLLWNFRMLSLGSHALLWAVFAAVFGALGLRAALGPTAAARTTAQASTAALP
- a CDS encoding class F sortase; the protein is MSGGARPPGSGRLLTGVAWVALLTGLGLWGTEIAELRGGMSGPATGDAAAVGRYPGIELPPAHEPLGAARPHRVDVPSLEVRAPVTARGLDAGGAIDPPPYAQPDTVGWYGGGTRPGAPGAALFVGHVDTETKPAVFYDLSAMRPGERVDVSRDDGTVAEFTVDDVQVVTRDRFDAKKAYGPHEEGRAELRLITCGGTFDKAARAYTANVIVSAYLTGVRR
- a CDS encoding HAD-IIA family hydrolase, whose product is MAERKPIESWLTDMDGVLIHEGVPIPGADAFIKKLRESGKPFLVLTNNSIYTARDLQARLTRMGLEVPVENIWTSALATAKFLDDQRPGGTAYVIGEAGLTTALHDIGYVLTDHDPDYVVLGETRTYSFEAMTKAVRLINGGARFICTNPDETGPSTEGPLPATGAVAALITKATGKNPYFAGKPNPLMMRTGLNAIGAHSETSAMIGDRMDTDVLAGLEAGMETFLVLTGLTTRRDIDKYPFRPSTVVDSIADLVDRV
- a CDS encoding ROK family transcriptional regulator, coding for MKSYVNRANPGANLPTPRGHNAALVLDLLRGAGEAGISRLELAERTGLTPQAVSKITARLRAEGLAAEAGRRASTGGKPRTVLRLVPEAGHAVGLHLDRDELTAVLVDLTGTVVAERHAPLAFGAGAEAVVEAAAGEVRGLLAGAVTTAGRTGPPEAAPGVGGPDVYVPGGPGVGGVSGVGVALPGPLDHVGGVLRRVTGFPGWDGFPLRDALAERLGLPVVVDKDTNAAALGLALAGADAAGSFAYLHLGTGLGAGLVLGGALHRGARTGAGEFGHQVLQLDGPPCECGDRGCVEALCLAAVARGELDEAARVLGTAAGNLVGLLDIDRVLLGGRTVFAADELFVRGVGAVVAERVRRGGGATEVPVALAPGGERAVAEGAAQLVLAPLFGRAPVVGAYAGGGVVGGGPAGGAPG
- a CDS encoding Gfo/Idh/MocA family protein, which encodes MTATATDTGTGTGNGTGSPLRVGLIGYGLAGSVFHAPLIAATEGLVLDTVVTSNPERQAQARAEFGDGLRCAESADELWERADELDLIVIASPNKTHVPLATAALKAGLPVVVDKPVAGTAAEARELAALADERGLLLSVFQNRRWDNDFRTLRQLLADGELGDVWRFESRFERWRPRPKGGWRESGDPEEIGGLLYDLGSHVVDQALVLFGPAVSVYAESDVRRPGAEADDDTFIAVTHANGVRSHLYVSATTAQLGPRFRVLGSQAGYVKYGLDPQEAALRDGRRPATQSPWGVEPESMWGRVGSGESPLTGGGRPLPTLPGDYPAYYAAVAAALRGTGENPVTALQAADALDVLEAARRSARDGVAVTL
- a CDS encoding heme-degrading domain-containing protein: MTTTSSDAPGAPTIDELEEQERRLVLPRFTYDDAWALGGLLVELARERRAPVAIDITRNGQQLFHAALPGSTPDNDAWTARKRRVVERYGCSSYLVGSRFRAKGTTFEASSRLDPDTYAAHGGAFPLAVEGAGVVGTVAVSGLPQVEDHALVVQALERFLAA